In Victivallis lenta, the genomic stretch TCCGCAGGAACGTTATGCGATGTCTTCCGACACGAGAGGCGAGCTTTCCTATCAGGCGGTTATGCCGGAAGGCAATATCTACCGTTTGCGCGTCGCATTCGATCAATTCTTCCCGGAAGCCCGCGAAGTGAAGCTGAATGCATACTGGGATGAGACATTTATCGGCGGAATTACGCTCGATATGGGGGCTGAGAGCGCGGAACTGACGGCATACACGCCATGGACTCCGGCGGGGGAGCATTCCCTGCGACTCGTCTGGGACGGCCATCGCCGCGAAGTGGTTCTCCGCATCGTCGATATTGAATTGCAGCGGATCAACGGTCCCGATTCCGACCGGAACGGAAAAGCCGACTGGGTGGATGCTTATCTCGCCAGGCGCGAAACGGTGCACGAATTCGGCGGAAGCCGGATTTCTCCGGCAAATATCGGCGGGAACAGCAGATATCCCGGGCTTGTTCGGGTCAATGGAAATACCGAACCGGTCCTGGCATCGGATGGCCGCTGGTTTGCAGATATTCCGCTTGATCCGGAAAACGCGGTTCCGGTGGAGGTCTCCTTTCAGAACGGCGGCCGGACCGTTTCGGATTTCGTCGTATGGAGTGAGACAAATCTGATCGGGGAAAACGGTGCGGCAATTACACTCCGCGAAAACGACTCCCTGAAACTGAATGTCTGCCCGGCAGATGCGACAGATGGCAGCTGGCGCATTCGCGGAATGGAGCAGGAGTGGAGCGGAGATATTTCGAGCCCGCTGATCCTCCGTTTTCCGTCTGCGGGAGAATTCGCTCTCGAAGGCGAGTATTTCGATGCGAAACGGCAGGTGGCCGGCGTCGGGAAAATCACCGTGCGGGTCGTCGGATATGCGTTTCCGGACGCGGAGCCGGCATTCTGGGTGAATCGACTCCGTTCATGGGATGCCGCGGCGTGTCCGGCCGGAGTCGTGCTGGAGCCGGGCAAAGCCATCACGTTTTTCGAGTATTCCTCTGCATTGGAGAACGGCCATATCCGTTATCGCATGGGGATTGGCGGAGTTGCTGACACCGGCGTATTTGCCCGGATCGAAAACGGTCCGGTTCTGGCGCTGGCGAAGGTGAAGCCGTTCCGGATTTATTCAAGCAGTGAAACCTATGTTGCCCAGGCGGAAGGGTACGATGATGGAACGGGGCTTTATGAAATGCCGCTGATTGCATCTCCGGTATTGCCGGATACGGAAATCCGGCTGCGCATCTTCGTCTCCGGCGTACTGTTCGATAACGGAACGACGGAAATCCGGCTGCATGCGGAGGATTTTGATGAACGCGGTATGGCAAAAGCCCGTTTTCTGAAACATCCGGAGGCGACGACTTCTGTCTGCCATACGCTTCAGGTTTATCAGAACGACATCTACGTGGGAATCCGTCACTGATGAAAAAGCGCAATTTTCTGATCGCGGCGCTCCTGGCAATTATTGTTGTCGGAGTCGTCATTTTACAGCAGCGGGGCGAAGAGGAGGAGGTTTGCGTTGCTGCGCAGGGGCAGCGTTGTCCGCAGGTTGTCAGGGATTCGGAGGTTGATGAGGAGCAGACGGGGCCGGAATCGGGAAACAATGCTTCACGTATGGTTTCGGGAAAACGGAATTTATCGGTTGCGGTTTCGCAAATCGTGGATGATTCCGGTGATATCCTGAAACGTGTGAGACTGGTGAACCGGCTTTCGGACAACCTGTCGGCGGCTGACCGGCAGGCGTTGTATGATTACCTGAAATATGGTCCGGACAATCGGGAAACCCATCATCTGAAGAATGACATTCTGAATGTATTGCGCAGTCAGTTAACCCCTCCGCCGGAGCTGACGCAGGTTATGCTGGATATTTTTTATGACGAGGGGCAGAGCATGACGATGCGGAGCTATGCGCTTCAGCATATGCGTCCGTGGTACTGGGAGGAGAATATGCGCGACCCGGCTGTGAAGCAGGCTTTTTACGATGGGTTGGAGCAATCCGGCAACGAGCTTTCCGGTGTGGCGCTTCTGGCTTTGGCCTATCTCTCCGAAGAACTGCCGGACGAATTTGACCGTGTGTTCATTGCGGAAAGGGCCGCCGTGCTGGCGGGTTCTCCGGAGGTCTCCGCCTTGACCCGGGTTTCGGCGCTTGACGTGAGTTCACGTAATGGAAATGCTTCGGCGCTGGAGGTTGCACGCGGCATCCTTGCTGCGGAGGAGGAGAGCCTTATGCTGCGTGCGGCCGCCTGCGGAGCGATTGGCCGGCAGGGGAACGCTTCGGATCTCGAACTTCTGGCCCGTGCCGGCCGGGAGAACCCGGGAGTTCGGGCCGCGTCCGATGCGGCGGCAAAGAAAATCACCGATCGTTCCGGGGTGGTTCGGTAGAAACAGAAACAACTGATCACATAAAAGGATTTTCCACGTTGAACAAGACTAAATTTCTGTTGTCGGCGCTTCTTGCAGCCGGATCGGCCGCCCTGTTCGGAGCTCCGGAGAACAATCCGACCGAGTGTAAACTATACGGTCATGACATGGGGACCACCCCGGTGAATATTCCGTGCAGCGGCCGGGTGTCGGCAGTGCCGGGTTCCGCCACAATTTATCAGTATGAGGATTACGTGCCTTTTTTCGTTACTGAATTGCAGGGGGGCGGAATCTATTGGACAGAGACGTGTCGTCGATGCGGTGCCAAGGGCAGGAGCGATCATACCGGGCATGATGTGGGGACATCGATCACCGGGGCGAATCCGGGCGGCAGCGTCAACAGCAATACGCCGGGAACCTTTCCCGTTACGTTGACGATCCATTGCGCTATGTGCGGCACGGTGGCCCGCGGTTCCGCTCTGGTCACAGTTGTTGCGAATTCGAATCCTCCGCCGCCTTCGCCGCCGACTCCCCCTGTATGGCCGCCGACTGATCCGGAGAAAGAGGTCGAACCGTCTCTTCCGCCCAATCCGAATGACGATGGCTATCCGGGAGAAAATCCGGGCGGCGGCGGAGATACCGGCGGAGGCGGCGGAGGCGGCGGAGGAGGCGGAGGAGGAGGCGGCCCGACTCCTCCGGGATTTCCCAGTTATCCATATCCGCCGGTGGGTGAGCCACCGGCCCCGAATGAGAATGATCCCGGTCCGTATTCGACGCATCGTTTTCCTGCGAATGCACAGCCGGCTTATGTCGATGTTTTCGGTTTGCCGCTGGAGTTGAAGCGTCCGCAGGCGGAGGAGGAAAAGGACCAGCCGGATTCGTTTTTTCGAATTGATATGGCCACGTTCATGCCTTCATTCTCGACGGCGGATATTTCAATTCCGGTCGGAAATGGAGACCTGAAGCTGGAAATTCGCCGTAATTACAATATGCAGGGGAAAATGCGCAGCTTGAATTTCGGTCATGGATGGCATTCGAATCTGGTTTCGCATGCCTGTTATCCCGGAG encodes the following:
- a CDS encoding PA14 domain-containing protein; the protein is VSVSGAETRRSPAVQVLPEFTAEEKAYFEWKYRYFGDTPTLADDDPDGDGLSNYQEFLLGSNPRIAPPGAESELSVEKQPGSLVKYYSGTWSKLPDWTALSPFRTEIRERYCFQTDGEILNSRKEDYVGLTVDGFFDLAQNGVYQFVLSSDEGSRLLIDGREIVRNDHLGSGLEYFASVPLATGIHSYRIEYFERADGARLKLYWSGPGFTRLPFEENGHWHVDESNAAFREFFAWRKDSDGDGLRDADEIKLGTDPLNPDSDGDGISDGDEVNRYRTDPLNPDSDGDGIPDREMLELFDPDNPAAEPFGLEPVLKINPAKFTASTGSWETPQERYAMSSDTRGELSYQAVMPEGNIYRLRVAFDQFFPEAREVKLNAYWDETFIGGITLDMGAESAELTAYTPWTPAGEHSLRLVWDGHRREVVLRIVDIELQRINGPDSDRNGKADWVDAYLARRETVHEFGGSRISPANIGGNSRYPGLVRVNGNTEPVLASDGRWFADIPLDPENAVPVEVSFQNGGRTVSDFVVWSETNLIGENGAAITLRENDSLKLNVCPADATDGSWRIRGMEQEWSGDISSPLILRFPSAGEFALEGEYFDAKRQVAGVGKITVRVVGYAFPDAEPAFWVNRLRSWDAAACPAGVVLEPGKAITFFEYSSALENGHIRYRMGIGGVADTGVFARIENGPVLALAKVKPFRIYSSSETYVAQAEGYDDGTGLYEMPLIASPVLPDTEIRLRIFVSGVLFDNGTTEIRLHAEDFDERGMAKARFLKHPEATTSVCHTLQVYQNDIYVGIRH